From the Teredinibacter turnerae T7901 genome, one window contains:
- a CDS encoding VRR-NUC domain-containing protein, with product MPPIASAQSQPVARTVLPDPLYYLANFQRVIQRVYERYDDLLSTEEQDFYRRLQLLSGDAQALYVRLLTRKGPLFRTSKLRYQEISDQSQAVADLVAQQLVIQPSEINLLDTFPLFTKQEWLELLPGAAAQRLAKAALVPLLQSLPEPVQTIIEQQGETLIQLNSSEHFATFCLLYFSNGRQDLTEFVLRDLGVYRYENYSLARATRVFTHREQIDKMLAYYRLRDVLDDLASLSREEILALNTQLPAIACSQQQDKCRGNTLVQRRIERLRLRLARQLERLEAWQDALALYRQCQQQPSCERQVRILHRLAQHQAALKLCQQMFDSPSEAEQTFARQFHPKLLKALGQAATKPAPPALNEVQLFLTAGDSPNVELAAAQSLSVSGDCFYVENTLFLSMFCLVFWEAIFADVPGAFSNEFQTGPHDFYEEDFASQRSQHLESGWRKLEHWQRAPDDLIQVAEQKHGIATPFHMGFMPAPELLKLAITRISLRHWQIIFERLLRDLKENRNGLPDLIYFPNTGGYELVEVKGPGDRLQKNQLRWLHYFAEHQIPCQVAYVQWQ from the coding sequence ATGCCGCCAATAGCCTCCGCACAATCACAACCCGTTGCGCGCACCGTTCTGCCAGACCCATTGTATTACCTGGCGAACTTCCAGCGCGTAATCCAGCGAGTGTATGAGCGTTACGACGATTTACTCAGCACCGAGGAGCAGGATTTTTACCGACGCCTGCAGCTGTTGAGTGGTGATGCACAGGCCTTGTACGTACGCCTGCTCACCCGCAAAGGCCCCCTGTTTCGCACCTCCAAATTACGCTACCAGGAGATATCAGATCAATCACAGGCGGTTGCAGACTTGGTCGCGCAACAGCTCGTCATCCAGCCTTCCGAGATCAATCTACTCGATACCTTCCCGCTGTTCACCAAACAGGAGTGGCTAGAGTTACTACCAGGTGCCGCGGCGCAGCGGCTTGCAAAGGCAGCCCTTGTGCCACTCCTGCAAAGCCTGCCCGAGCCAGTACAAACGATAATAGAACAGCAGGGCGAAACCCTAATCCAGCTCAATAGCAGCGAGCATTTCGCTACATTTTGCCTGCTCTATTTCAGTAATGGCCGCCAGGATTTGACCGAATTTGTCCTGCGCGACCTCGGCGTGTACCGCTACGAGAATTACAGCCTGGCCAGAGCAACGCGCGTTTTCACCCATCGCGAGCAAATAGACAAGATGCTCGCCTACTATCGGCTCCGGGATGTACTGGACGATCTCGCAAGCTTGAGTCGCGAGGAAATTCTCGCCCTGAACACCCAATTGCCAGCAATTGCGTGCTCCCAGCAGCAGGATAAGTGCCGGGGTAACACCCTTGTACAAAGGCGCATAGAGCGATTGCGCCTGCGGCTTGCACGCCAGTTGGAAAGGCTAGAAGCCTGGCAGGATGCACTGGCGCTCTACAGACAATGCCAGCAGCAACCGAGCTGCGAGCGCCAAGTCCGCATTTTGCACCGCCTGGCGCAACATCAGGCAGCGCTCAAACTGTGCCAGCAGATGTTCGACAGCCCGAGTGAAGCCGAACAAACTTTCGCCCGGCAATTCCACCCCAAATTGCTGAAAGCACTCGGCCAGGCAGCGACTAAACCGGCGCCGCCAGCCCTAAACGAAGTCCAGTTGTTCCTGACCGCTGGCGACTCACCAAACGTGGAACTCGCCGCTGCGCAAAGTTTAAGCGTTAGCGGCGACTGTTTTTACGTAGAAAATACGCTGTTTCTGAGTATGTTTTGCCTCGTATTTTGGGAGGCTATTTTTGCCGATGTGCCCGGTGCGTTTAGCAACGAGTTTCAAACTGGTCCACACGATTTTTACGAAGAGGATTTCGCCAGTCAACGCAGCCAACATCTTGAATCAGGCTGGCGCAAGCTTGAGCACTGGCAGCGCGCACCGGACGATCTCATCCAGGTTGCCGAGCAGAAACACGGAATTGCCACACCCTTTCATATGGGGTTTATGCCAGCGCCAGAGCTACTGAAGTTAGCAATAACACGCATCTCTTTGCGCCACTGGCAGATAATATTCGAGCGCTTGTTGCGTGACCTTAAGGAAAACCGCAACGGCCTACCCGATCTAATTTATTTCCCCAATACTGGCGGCTATGAACTCGTCGAAGTAAAAGGCCCCGGCGATCGTTTGCAAAAAAATCAGCTGCGGTGGCTACACTATTTTGCCGAACATCAAATTCCCTGCCAGGTGGCCTATGTGCAGTGGCAATAA